The Burkholderia pyrrocinia genome has a segment encoding these proteins:
- a CDS encoding C40 family peptidase, whose amino-acid sequence MQHRSLTQACARTIAGLFIGALFAAAPGAFADEVSSFNQNVTNSTQNGSGSSLQQTSAQPSSGGAKSFLAGMAGKAGDVVVGALNMIGVRYRWGGNSPDSGLDCSGFVRYVFQDTLGMSLPRRAEEMSRVGEKVSMSNLKPGDLVFFNTMRRTFSHVGIYIGDNKFVHSPSTGSTVRVDDLDSGYWEKRFTGARRIESQFPMKPEDLRQRVRATLGDDSANGNN is encoded by the coding sequence GCCGGGCTGTTCATCGGCGCCCTGTTCGCAGCAGCTCCCGGCGCGTTCGCCGACGAAGTCAGCAGTTTTAACCAGAATGTCACGAATTCGACTCAAAACGGGTCGGGTTCTTCCCTCCAGCAGACCAGTGCCCAGCCGTCGAGCGGCGGCGCGAAGTCGTTCCTCGCCGGCATGGCGGGCAAGGCGGGCGACGTCGTCGTCGGCGCGCTGAACATGATCGGCGTGCGCTATCGCTGGGGCGGCAACTCGCCGGATTCGGGCCTCGACTGCAGCGGCTTCGTCCGCTATGTGTTCCAGGACACGCTCGGCATGTCGCTGCCGCGTCGCGCGGAAGAGATGAGCCGGGTCGGCGAGAAGGTGAGCATGAGTAACCTCAAGCCGGGCGATCTCGTGTTCTTCAACACGATGCGCCGCACGTTCTCGCACGTCGGCATCTATATCGGCGACAACAAGTTCGTGCACTCGCCGTCGACGGGCAGCACCGTTCGCGTCGACGATCTCGATAGCGGCTACTGGGAAAAGCGTTTCACCGGTGCGCGCCGGATCGAATCGCAGTTCCCGATGAAGCCCGAAGACTTGCGCCAGCGCGTGCGCGCGACGCTCGGCGACGATTCGGCGAACGGCAACAACTGA